GTCGACGGGTTCAGCCGACAGCGCGAACGACGCGGCCGCCAGATCGAGGAACTCCGCTGCCCGCTCCTCATCGAGCCCGCCGTCGGCTTCGGCCCGGTCGGCGAGCTCCAGCAACCGTTGCGGGAACAACTCGCGGGCATCGAGGAACCGCTTCAGGCGAGACTCCAGATCCGCATCGAAGAAGCGGCGGTCCTCCGGTACGAGCATCGAGGTGAACACCCGGAACGGGTTCTTAGCCAGCTCGGCGCGATCAGTCGGGCGGAACGCCGTCGACACGACGGGAATCGGCTGTGGCTTCGCATCGCGCAGGTCGTAGAAGCCGGTCGGACTCATGCCGAGAGCGCCGAAGATACGGGCGACCTGGGCGAGCTCGGTCGGCGTACCCACTCGGATCGCGCCGTGTCGTTCGGCGGTCACGCGGTCGATCGAACCCAACCGTTCTGCGTCGGCCCCGTCGCGCTGCATCACGCGCGCGTTCACCTCATGCGACACCTCGACGAGAGTGTTGTACGCGGGCACCTCGCTGCCGTACAACTCCGACAGCCGCAGCGCGAACCTCGCTCGCAGTTCGCTCGTCTCGACGGTCACACCGTCACCTCCGTTAGTTCCGCGGGGCACTGGCCGCGCAGCTCCATTGCCTTACGTACGCGCTGGCGCGCGAGCATCGTCGCGGCCTCGTGCGGCGTGATCTCATGCGTCGTGCTCTCGCCGAGGACGGTCGGCACGTTGGCTCGTACCTTCGCCGAGATCATGGTGAAGATCGCCGCAGGCTCGACGGGCAGCGCCGAGTAGCGCGCGTCCATCGAGTGTGCGGCCGCGATGATGCCGCCACAGTTGGCGATGAAGTCGGGTACGAGAGCGACGCCGCGCTTGTGCAGCACCGCACGCGACGACGGGTTCGTCGGCAGGTTGGCGCCCTCGACGACGAGGCGGGCGGTCGTCGACCCCGCGATCGCATCGCCGATGACGTCTTCGCGTGCCGCCGGTACGAGGATGTCGGTCTCGACCGAGAGCGCGATATCGGCCGGTTGCACACCGCCGTACTCGCGTACGCAGTCGTCGCCGACCTCGGTACGAAGGCGCGCGAGCCGGGCGACGTCGATGCCGTCCGGCTCGTGCACCGCGCCGGCCGCCGTCGACACCGCGACGATCGTTGCTCCCAGCTCGACGAGGCGCTCAGCCGCCGCCTGGCCGACCGCGCCGAAGCCCTGGATCGCGACCCGCGACCCGCTCAACGGAAGGCCGATCGCCTGCGCCGCAGCATCGGTCGCCTCCGCGACGCCGAAGCCGGTCACGCCGAGCTTGTCGTACGGTACGCCACCCAGCGCTCGTGGCAGTCCGACCGCAGCACCACGATCGCGCAGCTCGTCGATGAAGATCGCGGCATCGTCTTCGGCGAGGCCCATGTCGAGCCCGAACACGTACTCCGAGGGAACCTCGTTGGCAAGGGCACGTGCGAACGCCCGCAGCACTGATTCCTTGTCAGCACCGTTCGGGTCACCCAGAATGCCCGCCTTGGCGCCGCCGTGGAACAGATCGACGGCCGCCCACTTCCACGTCATGGTGCGGGCGAGTCGGGCGACCTCCTCGACGGTGAGCGTCGGGCTCATCCGGGTGCCGCCCTTGCCCATGCCGCGTGCGGTGTTGTCGATGACCAGGACCCCACGCATGCCCGTACGTCGGTCGGACACGCAGACGACCTTCTCCGGGCCCCATTCGTCCATCGCCGCCAACATGTCCGTCATCGCCTCGCGTACCTCCACAGATCAGACGGCCGATCGTCGTTGACCGGTCGCTGCCAGCATGGCGCGCGGGGTACGCGAGTTGCCAGGGTTCGAGCGCCCGAGTGGGTTGGGTCAGGGTAAGCAACCCTGTTGCCCGCTCACCGCCACCGCCACCACCGCCGCCCCTCCGCTGGGCGCCGACAGCCTGAGCGGCTCGGCTCGCTACGCCCCGTGCCGAGACACCGCGTAGCGCAGGAAGGCGAAGCCGCCCGATGCGCTCGCTTCTTCGAGACGCAATCGCTGCTCGATGCGGCGTGGCAGCACCGGCGCACCGCCGCCAAGGAACACAGGAGCGACACCGAGGATGATCTCGTCGAGCAAGCCCGCATCGTCGCACTGACCGACGAGGTCACCACCGCCGATGACCCAGACGTTGCGATCACCCGCGGCCTCGGTCATCTCCGCGTGCGTGGGTTCGACGTCGCCGCGTACGAAGCGGATGTCGGCGCCAGGAATGACGGGCAAGTCCCGATGGGTGAACACCCACATCGGCCGATCGGCGTAGAACTCCTGCCACCGCTGCGGATTCTCGAGGAGGTTTTCCTGGTCGATCACCCACTCGTAGGTGATCGAACCGCACGCCATGGCACCGACCTCGCCGAAGAACGTCTCCCACCGCTCGTCCTTCTCGGCAGGACGCGATGCGGCGAACAACCAGTCCAAGCTGTTGTGCTCGTCAGCGATGTATCCATCGATGCTGACCCCCGTGTAGTACTGCGTCTTCGTCATGTCCGTACTGTGTCATCGGGCGCCGACAGCCGCGTCGATTCAGGTCGCCTCCACGCCCTCCGTACCAGCCGCAACGTCGGTCGCGGCCGAGGTCAGTGCGTCGACGGCGGCCGGGGCACTTGGTCCCGCCCCGATCGGGCGGTGAAGTGCGAGTACGTGCCGGCGTACGTCGACGTCATCGAGCGAACGAGCAACGATCCCCTCAGCAGGTACATGCGCGAGTGCGGGTACGAGCGCGATTCCGAGCCCGGAGCGGACGAACTCGCGGATCACGTCGTAGTCGTTGCTGCGCACGCTGACCTGGGGTACGAAGTCGGCCTCGGCACAGATCCGGTCCAGGCACGTCGCACCCGATGAGCCTTCGCGCGTACGCACCCAGGTCTCGTCCTCGAGATCTGCCAGGGTCACGGTCTGCTCACCGGCGAGCCGATGACCATCGGGCAGCAGGAGTACGAGCCGCTCCTCGACGAGCGGCGTACGCGTCAGGCCGGCCGGCCAGCGCTGCGGAACGAGGTCGTAGCGGTAGACGACGGCGACGTCCAACTCCCCGTCGCGCAGCAGCGCGACCAGTTCCGCGGGCTCGCCCTCGTCGAGCTCGACGCGTACGTCGGGATGTGCCTGCCGGTACGCCGCGAGCCCGCCCGGCAGCAGTCGCTCACTCGCCGTCGGAAAGCTACCGAGCCGCAGCCGTCCGAGCTCACCGGCGACAAGTCCGCGTACGTCGTCGTCGAGCCCGTCGAGTGCCGAAAGGGAATCGCGGGCACGCTCGGCCAAGAACTCCGCCGCCGGCGTAGCGGTGATGCTGTGCGCGTCCCGCTCGAACAGCGGCAACTGCACTGCCCGCTCGAGGGCGGCGATCTGCTGCGAAACCGCCGATGCCGTATAGCCCAACTGTCGTGCGGCATCGGCGAACGACCCCGTACGTATGACCGCGGTGAGCGTACGCAGGTGCACGGGGTTGAGCATGCCGCCACCCTATGCGCGTCGAGTGGCTCAGTCCTCGACCGGCTTCTTCCGGTCGCTGTTGATCGCGATCGTCGACAGCCAGACCACGGCGCCGATATCGATGCCGAAGAAGACCAGCGTCCAGATCAGGATCTCGGCGGTCATCGTGCACCTCCCTTACGTCCCGTGCGGGGCAATCGGATCCGGCGAAGGTTCGGGTCCTTGACGAACGCGGCACCGGGGCCCATCGACGACGCCATCGGACCGCTCATCACCTTGTCGGCCAGGAAGTTGTTGAGCGCCAGCATGATCAACGCGAGAATCGCCCACTGCACGATCATGGTGCCGAAGCTGAACTGCGACCACGGGTTCCACCACTCGTCGACGTCCTGAACCGACTGCTGCAACCACCAGCCGAGCAGTACGACGAGCATCACCGGGAAACCGTAGATGCAGATGTTCCACCACCGGCCGACCCGGACGTCACTTGCCTCGTCCAGCTCCCGCCTCGCCCGCTCGACGCCGTACTTCATCATCGCGATCGCCGCGCACAGGCCACTGAGCAGCAGCCCGATGCCCCAGACGTTGTCCTGGTTGGTCAGGAACTCGACGCTGTACGCAGATGGGATGCCAGCGACGAGCGTCGCGAGCACAACCCAGCCGACCGCGCTCCTGCGCTCGAGGCCCATGTCCATGATGTTTCGGGCCGACAGCTCGACCATCGCGATCAGACTGGAGATGCCGGCGAGGAACAGCGCAAGGAAGAACAGCGGCCCGAAGACGGCGCCGCCGGGCATCTGACCGAGCAGCTCAGCGAAGTAGGTGAACGCGAAGTTCTGATTGCCCGCGCCGGCGGCCGTCGCCGCGTACTCCTCGCCGCGTAGCGAGAAGACGGTGCACAGGACTGCCGTGCCGGCGAGCAGCGAGGCGAGCAAGTTGGCCGAACAGGTGAGTCCGGCGTTGACCGCCATGTCCTCGCGCTTGCGCATGTAAACCGAGTACGTGAGATAGAGACCCCAGCCGGCACCGGTCGAGAACGCCATCTGGGTGAATGCCTGCAGCCACATGTCGGGCTCGCCGAACTGACTCCAGTCCGGTACGAACATGTACTCCAGACCGCCCGACGCACCGTCGAGGGTGAGTGCCTGGATCACCAGAATCACCAGGATCACGAACAGCACGGGGATCGCGATGTTCAGGACGGTCTCGATGCCGCCCTTGAGTCCGCGCAGGACGATGTAACCGACGATCGCGATCGAGATGACGTGGAAGAACATCGGCTGCCACGCGCTCTCGCTGAAGTCGAGCCAGGTAGCAGCAGTGTCGACGTTGTCGCCGCTGAACTCTCCGGTGAGCGAGTAGACGAGATACCGCAGCGCCCAGCCGCAGATCACCGAGTAGTAGAACATGATCGCGATCGTCACGAAGCCCATGAAGCCGCCCATCCAGGCGAACTTGCGGCCCATGAAGTCGCGGAAGGCACCGACTGTGCCGAGCCGGCTCTTCGAGCCGAGCAGTGCCTCGGACATCAACAGCGGCACTGCCCACACGAGGTTGGCGATGATGAGCGCGATCAGGAACGCGCCGCCGCCCCATTCACCGACCACCCGTGGGAATCGCCAGAGGTTGCCCGTACCGACCGCCATGCCGACAGCAGCCGCAATGAACGTGAACCTGTTCTTGAACACCTCGCCAGCCATGGCCAGCATCTTGGCGTGTTACCCAGGTCACACGCAAGGGTGTATTCGGGTCGGCCCGAATGCGGTCGATCGTTGCGGATCACGCTGCGCGTCAGTGGAGTCCTGCCACAGCGGCCACCGGCGTCCCAGCGGGCAGGGCAACCTCCCACTTTGCACGGTGTATCTGCCATGCAAAGCGGAGTTTCACCATGTCTACTTGGTGAACTGGCGCCGAACGTCGTCGAGTACGGGCCCGAGGTCGCTCAACGAGTCGATCTCGTACGCGGGTTGTGGGCCGTCGGGATCGACCCGGTGGCCCGGCCGCGCAACCCGGACTGTCATGAGACCCGCCTCCAGAGACCCGCGTACGTCGCGGGCAGAGGCCGCCACATGCACGTGTCCGCCCGTGTGCTCGGCGGCTCGCCGGTAGATCCGGCTCCCCGGTTTGTACGCGCGTAACCGCTCGGAGGTGAGTACGACCTCCGGGTCGACCAGACCCGCGATCTGCGTACGCGCGAACAGCGCGTCGTCGACGTTCGACAGGATGCCCAGCCGGTGTGCGCCACTGAGCTCTGCCATCGCGGGTACGACATCCGGCCACGGCGACCAGTCGGGGATCGTCGCGTGCACCGCGCGCAGGTCGACCTCTGCGTCCGCATCGAGGCCGCGGTCGGCGTACGTCTGCGCGAGCGTACGCGTCGACACCGAAGTGAAGGACTCCCACTCACCGCCAGCTTCCAATCGCTCGGCGAGCCCCTTCTGCGCCGCCTTGTTCAAACCGTCCCAGACGTCGTACAACTCGGTGCCGGTCACAGCCCAATCGCGCGCACGAGCAAACGAGTCGAACGTGCTCGAAGCGCCGCTTCGAGTGTCGAGGAGCGCACTGAACAGGTCGAAGGTGACGATCACGCCGCGATCGTACGCGGCGAGCCGTCTCGATTCGTTCGGATGGGAGGGAACCCGGCCGACCATCGGCTTCGTTGGACTGGCCAGGAGGTACCCATCATGCAATGCCCCACCGACGGATCCACCCTCGTCATGAGCGAGCGGTCCGGCATCGAGATCGACTACTGCCCGCAATGTCGGGGCGTTTGGCTCGACCGCGGAGAGCTCGACAAGATCATCGACCGAGGCGTCGAGATGTCTGCCCCGCAGGCTCGCCCACAACAGCCAACCTACGAACAGCCCCGTTACGAGCAGCGTCGGTACGACGACCGTTCGTACAAGCGGAAGAAGAAGGAGCACTGGCTGAGCGATCTGTTCGACTGAGCCGGCAGGATCACTGCGTACGGATCGACTCGATCATCCGGGTGGCGTGCTGGTCACCGTGACCGGCGGCGATCTGCTCGTCGAGCATCGTCGCGACGGCCGATAGGACGCCGGGCCTGACACCGGCGTCCTCTCCCGCCTGGACGATCGTGCCCACCGCGGTCCTGGTGAACACCAGATCCTGCACGTCCGTCGCGTACTCGCTCGAGTCGATCAGCTCCGCCGCTCGTGGCAGTGATCCGGCCATCGCCCGCAGCCACGACTGGAGCGTGTCCGCGAACTCGGCAGCCTTCACGCCGGCGCTGCCGACCATCGCGTACGCCTGGTACGCACCGGCGAACATCGCATACATCGCTGCCAGCATGGCGAGGTCCTGCAGTGCGGCCATCCCGGCGTCGTCGCCCAGGTATTGAGCCGATCCCAGCAGGCCGAGCGCCTCGCGATGGTTCCGGTAGACGTCGGCGTCGCCGCTGTACAGCAACGAAGCCGCCGGCGTACCGATCATCGACGGAATCGCCATTATGCCGCCGTCGAGGTAGCCGATCCCGTGATCGGCCGCCCAGTCGGCCATCGCGCGCGCCTCATCGGGCGTACCCGTTGTGAGGTTCACGATCGACCTACCCGCCAAGACCGGCGCCTCGCGCTCGAGTGACGCCCGAGCATTCGCATAGTCGCGTACGCACACGATCGAGAGCCTGCTCGACGTCACTGCACCATGGAACGAGTTGGCCTCCCGCGCACCCGCGGCGACTAGTGCTTCGGCACGTCCCGGCGATCGGTTCCACACCGTCGTCGGATAGCCCTCCTCGAGCAGCCGGGCGGCGAGCGCGCGGCCCATCTCGCCGAGGCCGACGACTGTCACGGCTGTCGCGCTCATGCCGCTTCTTCCTCGACCCGTGGGGATTTGATCATCTCGATCAGGCTGGTCCAGCCCTGACCTCCTCGTCCGTCGGCGAGTGCTCGGCGGTAGAGATCCCGAACGGCTGCAGGGAGCCCTGGGTCGATGCCGGCTTCCTCACTCGCCCTGGTGATGTGGTCGATGCCGGCGGCCATCATCGTGAGGCTTGCTCCCTGGTCTACGTACTCGCGACGGTCGATCTCGCCGGCCACGCCGTCCATGAAGTACGGCATCTCACTCACGAGCCGGCTTGCGTACGGAAGGAACTCCTCTGCAGTGACCCCTGCGGACCCGACCAATGCGACCGCATGCTGGATGCTCGCCAACATCGTCATGAACAGGTCGAGCTGCGCTTGGTACCACAGTTGCGCGAGGCCCGGACTCTCGCCGCGGTAGTCGACCTTGCTCAGCACCTCAAGCGTCGAGCGATGTCGATCGACGAGAGCCACGGGCCCGCTGTAGAAGGTGTATGCGCCATCCTTGCCGACTAGTTCTGCCGGCACCATGATGCCGCCAGTGATGAAGCCGGCGCCGCGCTCCCCAGCCCATTCGGATGCACGTTGGGCCTCGCTCGGCGTGTCCGAACTGAGGTTGACCAGCGTCTTATCGACGAGCTGATCGGTCGCGGCACCGAGAAGGTCGTACATCGCCTGATAGTGCGTGAGGCTCAAGACGATGACGTCCGAGGCCGCGAGCGCGTCTGATGCCGAATCGGCCTGCCTCGCGCCGGAGCGTACGAGTTCGTCGGCCTTGCCGGGTGTGCGGTTGAACACCGTCGTCGGGTGACCTGCGTCGATGAAGGTGCGTGCCATGGCCTGGCCCATCGGGCCGAGTCCGATCACGGTAACGGGCGTACGAGACATGCGAATGTCCTTGTCTGGCTGGAAAGTGACGTTCGTGAGCGCCGGGTCGGCGCCTACAACAAGCGTGCACCGGCGCACTACAACGCACCAGTACCTACTTTGAAGTCAGGTACTTACCTAGAAGTCAGTAAAGTGGGCTCATGCACAAGCAACCGCGCCCGTACGTCTGCGGGATCGACGCCGCGATCGATGTCGTCGGCGGCAAATGGAAAGTGCTCATCCTGTGGGCGCTCAACGAAGACACCCAACGTTTCGGTGAGCTTCGGCGAATGGTTCCGGGGATCACCGAGAAGATGCTGATCCAGCAGCTGCGCGAGCTCGAGGCCGACGGTGTCGTGCACCGCGAGGTGTACCCCGAGGTACCACCGAAGGTCGAGTACTCCCTGACCGACTTCGGCACATCGCTCAACGACGCGCTCGGGCCGCTCGGCGCCTGGGGTCGCGAGCACATGGAGCGGATCGTCGCGACGAAGGCCCTCTCTGCAACCTGATATACCATATTTCGCGGAGGTGGTACGTGTGGTCGACAGCGCAACTCGACGCGCGTGGGCAGAGCACCTCGGCGTGGACACCGGCTCCATCGATCCGGACGCACTTCGCCGCGAACTGGCTTCGGGCACCATCCCGGGCGCGCTCGCCGAAGCCGCAGCGCACTCCGACGGCACGATCGCGGTCGGCTCCGAGCGCCTCACGTACGTCCAGCTGCACGAGCGGGTGACACGCACGGCCAGCTCCCTCGCCAGCCATGGCATCGGGAGCGGAGATCGAGTCGTCATCAGCGCACCGACGTCGATGCCGTTCATCGTCGCCTACCTCGCCGTCCTGCACCTCGGAGCGACCGTCGTCCTCGCGAACCCCACCTACACCCAGTCCGAGCTCGACGGGCTCATCGAACGCTCGAGCGCCCGTTTGCTCGTCACCGATGCACCGCCGAGCACTCCGACCGCGGTGGCCGCTCTCGCCGACCTCCAGACCTTCACTCAACCGCCGCATCCGGGTGCTGACATCGCAAGCGACGACCTCGCCCTACTCGCGTACACGTCGGGAACCACCGGTACGCCCAAGGGCGTGCCGCTGACCCACGGCGCCGTGCTGGCTTCCATCCGGGGCGCCATGCTCGCCTGGCGTTGGAGCGCAGACGACGTGCTGGTCCACGCGCTGCCGATGTTCCATCAGCACGGTTTGAGCGCATTACACGCATCTCTCGCCGCCGGTTCCAGCCTCTCCGTGCTGACGAGCTTCGACCCGCACGAGTTGCTCGCAACCATTGAGCACGAGCGCGCGTCCGTCATGTTCGCGGTCCCGAGTATCCATCAGCGCCTCGCCGACCTCGACTCACCCGAGCTCCGGGCGTTGCGCAGACTGCGGTTGATCACCTCGGGCTCTTCCCCGCTCTCGCCAGAGCTCGCTGAGCGGCTTCACACCCGAGCCGGAATCCGGCCGCTCGAACGCTACGGGCTGACCGAGTCGGGTCTTGATGTGTCCAACATGTACGGAGATCCCGTGACCGGCTCAGTCGGCCGCCCGCTCCCGGGCGTTGAGGTCGCGCTGTGCTCACCGCTCGGGGAGTTCGTCGGCGAAGGCGAAATCGTGCTCCGCGGCCCTCAGGTGTTCCGCGGCTACCTCGACGACGAGGGCGCAACCTCTGCGGCGTTCTGGCCGGGCGGCTGGTTCCGCACCGGAGACCTGGGGCGCTGGGACGATGACGGCCGGCTGACGATCACCGGGCGGTTGAAGGAGCTGATCATCACCGGCGGAATGAACGTTGCCCCACGCGAGGTCGAGATCGTCGTCGAAGCGCATCCGGGCGTCGAGGAGGCAGCCGTCGCGGGCGTACCCAGCGACCGATGGGGCGAGGAGGTCACCGCTTGGGTGGTAGCCAAGCCCGGACTCGACCTCGACCCGGCGTCACTGGTCGAACACTGTCGTACGCGGCTGGCCGCGTACAAGTGCCCGAAGCGGGTGATCGTGGTCGATGCACTTCCCCGCAACTCCATGGGCAAGCTCGTCCGCGCGGAGTTGGTGACCTCGTGACGGAGACCTTCGTACCCGGCGACCGCGTCGAGGCGGCAACCCGGGAGCAGTACGCGTCCTGGATGCAGCACGGCATTTCGCTCGCGGAGACGCTGACCGCCGAGACACCCGACGACTCCTGGCCGCAGCCGCCCGATGCCGCGGTTGATTGGGCCGCCTGGCCGCCCGGCGAGGTCGCCGACTCCCGCATCGATGAGGCGCTCGCACAGGGCTGGCTGGTCGCCGCGGTGGAGAGATCCGGCGACGGACTTCCGATGGCCGTCAAGGACATCATCGATGTCGCCGGAGTGCCGACGCACAACGGAACACCGTGCGCGCAACACCGAGAGCCGACGAGTTCGGCGCCCGTGTGGTCCGCACTCGAACGCGCGGGTGCGAGATGTGTCGGCAAGGCCGCCACGCACGAGATGGCGTGGGGCATCACCACCCCGCAGATCGCGAATCCGCTCGACGCGCATCGCATCGCCGGTGGGTCGTCCGGCGGATCCGCCGCGTGCGTCGCCGCCGGTGCCGCGACCGCCGCTCTTGGCACCGACACCGGCGGATCGGTACGTGTACCTGCCGCTCTGTGCGGCGTCGTCGGCTTTCGGCCGACGACCGGGTCCGTGTCGACCGCCGGGGTCACGCCTATCTGCCCCGAGCAAGATGTCGTCGGACCGATCGCGGCCGACGTACGTACCTGTGTTGCCGCGCTCGAGCGACTCCTCGAGCGTCCCCTGACGCCGGCCGATCCCGATCCGCTACACGGCGTACGCGTCGGCGTACTCGCTCGTCCTGGCCGACTCGACCCCTGCGTCGAGCACGCGTACGGCGCCGCACTCGAGACGCTCGTTCGCGCCGGCGCGACGCTCGTGGAGTGCGAGACGAAGCTGCCGCGCACGGCGGCAAGCGTTTCGCTGCTGACGATGCTGCGATCGTCGGCGCTTCTTCATGCGGAGTCCGTACGCGAGGCGCCGACCGCGTACGGCTCGGAGGCGCGGGCATTGCTCACCCTCGGCACGCCGCTCGCTGCGCACGGCGAACTCGTCGAGAGAGCCCGCCGGTCGGTGGCCGCCGCGACGGCGACACTGTTCCGGCAGGAGCGCCTCGATGCGTTCATCACTCCGACAACCCCGTGCACCGCCCCGCGTCGCGGTGTCGAGACCACTGACGTCGGCGGCCGCGCCGAACCCGTTTCGGCTGCCCTGGTCCGCTACACGGGATGGGCACCGGTCACCGCCATGCCCGCGGTCAGCGTTCCGGTGGGCGCCGGGCGACTACCCGTGGGCGTACAGGTGATGGCGCCACCACACCACGAAGCGACGTGCGTACGTCTCGCGCTCGCTCTGGAGCGTTCGCCCGCCGCACGCTGAGCGGACCGACTCTCGTACGGTTCTCCCGACAACGCACGCGGACTCGGTCGCGCCGCGACAT
The sequence above is drawn from the Nocardioidaceae bacterium SCSIO 66511 genome and encodes:
- a CDS encoding dihydrofolate reductase family protein; the encoded protein is MTKTQYYTGVSIDGYIADEHNSLDWLFAASRPAEKDERWETFFGEVGAMACGSITYEWVIDQENLLENPQRWQEFYADRPMWVFTHRDLPVIPGADIRFVRGDVEPTHAEMTEAAGDRNVWVIGGGDLVGQCDDAGLLDEIILGVAPVFLGGGAPVLPRRIEQRLRLEEASASGGFAFLRYAVSRHGA
- a CDS encoding LysR family transcriptional regulator: MLNPVHLRTLTAVIRTGSFADAARQLGYTASAVSQQIAALERAVQLPLFERDAHSITATPAAEFLAERARDSLSALDGLDDDVRGLVAGELGRLRLGSFPTASERLLPGGLAAYRQAHPDVRVELDEGEPAELVALLRDGELDVAVVYRYDLVPQRWPAGLTRTPLVEERLVLLLPDGHRLAGEQTVTLADLEDETWVRTREGSSGATCLDRICAEADFVPQVSVRSNDYDVIREFVRSGLGIALVPALAHVPAEGIVARSLDDVDVRRHVLALHRPIGAGPSAPAAVDALTSAATDVAAGTEGVEAT
- a CDS encoding sodium-dependent transporter, whose product is MAGEVFKNRFTFIAAAVGMAVGTGNLWRFPRVVGEWGGGAFLIALIIANLVWAVPLLMSEALLGSKSRLGTVGAFRDFMGRKFAWMGGFMGFVTIAIMFYYSVICGWALRYLVYSLTGEFSGDNVDTAATWLDFSESAWQPMFFHVISIAIVGYIVLRGLKGGIETVLNIAIPVLFVILVILVIQALTLDGASGGLEYMFVPDWSQFGEPDMWLQAFTQMAFSTGAGWGLYLTYSVYMRKREDMAVNAGLTCSANLLASLLAGTAVLCTVFSLRGEEYAATAAGAGNQNFAFTYFAELLGQMPGGAVFGPLFFLALFLAGISSLIAMVELSARNIMDMGLERRSAVGWVVLATLVAGIPSAYSVEFLTNQDNVWGIGLLLSGLCAAIAMMKYGVERARRELDEASDVRVGRWWNICIYGFPVMLVVLLGWWLQQSVQDVDEWWNPWSQFSFGTMIVQWAILALIMLALNNFLADKVMSGPMASSMGPGAAFVKDPNLRRIRLPRTGRKGGAR
- a CDS encoding zf-TFIIB domain-containing protein, whose translation is MQCPTDGSTLVMSERSGIEIDYCPQCRGVWLDRGELDKIIDRGVEMSAPQARPQQPTYEQPRYEQRRYDDRSYKRKKKEHWLSDLFD
- a CDS encoding NAD(P)-binding domain-containing protein, whose protein sequence is MSATAVTVVGLGEMGRALAARLLEEGYPTTVWNRSPGRAEALVAAGAREANSFHGAVTSSRLSIVCVRDYANARASLEREAPVLAGRSIVNLTTGTPDEARAMADWAADHGIGYLDGGIMAIPSMIGTPAASLLYSGDADVYRNHREALGLLGSAQYLGDDAGMAALQDLAMLAAMYAMFAGAYQAYAMVGSAGVKAAEFADTLQSWLRAMAGSLPRAAELIDSSEYATDVQDLVFTRTAVGTIVQAGEDAGVRPGVLSAVATMLDEQIAAGHGDQHATRMIESIRTQ
- a CDS encoding NAD(P)-binding domain-containing protein, with protein sequence MSRTPVTVIGLGPMGQAMARTFIDAGHPTTVFNRTPGKADELVRSGARQADSASDALAASDVIVLSLTHYQAMYDLLGAATDQLVDKTLVNLSSDTPSEAQRASEWAGERGAGFITGGIMVPAELVGKDGAYTFYSGPVALVDRHRSTLEVLSKVDYRGESPGLAQLWYQAQLDLFMTMLASIQHAVALVGSAGVTAEEFLPYASRLVSEMPYFMDGVAGEIDRREYVDQGASLTMMAAGIDHITRASEEAGIDPGLPAAVRDLYRRALADGRGGQGWTSLIEMIKSPRVEEEAA
- a CDS encoding helix-turn-helix transcriptional regulator, which encodes MHKQPRPYVCGIDAAIDVVGGKWKVLILWALNEDTQRFGELRRMVPGITEKMLIQQLRELEADGVVHREVYPEVPPKVEYSLTDFGTSLNDALGPLGAWGREHMERIVATKALSAT
- a CDS encoding AMP-binding protein — its product is MVDSATRRAWAEHLGVDTGSIDPDALRRELASGTIPGALAEAAAHSDGTIAVGSERLTYVQLHERVTRTASSLASHGIGSGDRVVISAPTSMPFIVAYLAVLHLGATVVLANPTYTQSELDGLIERSSARLLVTDAPPSTPTAVAALADLQTFTQPPHPGADIASDDLALLAYTSGTTGTPKGVPLTHGAVLASIRGAMLAWRWSADDVLVHALPMFHQHGLSALHASLAAGSSLSVLTSFDPHELLATIEHERASVMFAVPSIHQRLADLDSPELRALRRLRLITSGSSPLSPELAERLHTRAGIRPLERYGLTESGLDVSNMYGDPVTGSVGRPLPGVEVALCSPLGEFVGEGEIVLRGPQVFRGYLDDEGATSAAFWPGGWFRTGDLGRWDDDGRLTITGRLKELIITGGMNVAPREVEIVVEAHPGVEEAAVAGVPSDRWGEEVTAWVVAKPGLDLDPASLVEHCRTRLAAYKCPKRVIVVDALPRNSMGKLVRAELVTS
- a CDS encoding amidase — translated: MTETFVPGDRVEAATREQYASWMQHGISLAETLTAETPDDSWPQPPDAAVDWAAWPPGEVADSRIDEALAQGWLVAAVERSGDGLPMAVKDIIDVAGVPTHNGTPCAQHREPTSSAPVWSALERAGARCVGKAATHEMAWGITTPQIANPLDAHRIAGGSSGGSAACVAAGAATAALGTDTGGSVRVPAALCGVVGFRPTTGSVSTAGVTPICPEQDVVGPIAADVRTCVAALERLLERPLTPADPDPLHGVRVGVLARPGRLDPCVEHAYGAALETLVRAGATLVECETKLPRTAASVSLLTMLRSSALLHAESVREAPTAYGSEARALLTLGTPLAAHGELVERARRSVAAATATLFRQERLDAFITPTTPCTAPRRGVETTDVGGRAEPVSAALVRYTGWAPVTAMPAVSVPVGAGRLPVGVQVMAPPHHEATCVRLALALERSPAAR